One Microcebus murinus isolate Inina chromosome 22, M.murinus_Inina_mat1.0, whole genome shotgun sequence DNA segment encodes these proteins:
- the TMEM120B gene encoding transmembrane protein 120B, with protein MSGPLECCEREWHELEGEFQELQETHRIYRQKLEELSALQTLCSGSIGKQKKRLKDLKHTLQRYKRHASREEAELVQQMATNIKERQNVFFDMEAYLPKKNGLYLNLVLGNVNVTLLSNQAKFAYKDEYEKFKLYLTIILLLGAVACRFVLHYRVTDEVFNFLLVWYYCTLTIRESILISNGSRIKGWWVSHHYVSTFLSGVMLTWPNGLIYQKFRNQFLAFSIFQSCVQFLQYYYQRGCLYRLRALGERNHLDLTVEGFQSWMWRGLTFLLPFLFCGHFWQLYNAVTLFELSTHEECKEWQVFVLALTFLILFLGNFLTTLKVVHAKLQKNRNKTKKP; from the exons GAGACGCACAGGATCTACAGGCAGAAGCTGGAGGAGCTGAGCGCGCTGCAGACGCTGTGCAGCGGTTCCATCGGCAAGCAGAAGAAGCGCCTCAAGGACCTCAAGCACACACTCCAGAG GTACAAGCGCCATGCCAGTCGGGAGGAGGCGGAGCTCGTTCAGCAGATGGCCACGAACATCAAGGAGCGGCAGAACGTCTTCTTCGACATGGAGGCCTACCTGCCCAAGAAGAACGG GCTCTACTTGAATCTGGTACTCGGCAACGTGAACGTGACCCTCCTCAGCAACCAGGCCAA GTTCGCCTACAAGGACGAGTACGAGAAGTTCAAGCTCTACCTGACCATCATCCTGCTCCTGGGCGCGGTGGCGTGTCGATTTGTCCTTCACTACAG GGTGACGGACGAGGTCTTTAACTTCCTGCTGGTGTGGTATTACTGCACCCTGACGATTCGCGAGAGCATCCTCATCAGCAACGGCTCCAG AATTAAAGGCTGGTGGGTGTCTCACCACTACGTCTCCACGTTCCTGTCCGGAGTCATGCTGACCTG GCCTAATGGACTCATTTATCAGAAGTTCCGAAATCAGTTTTTAGCGTTTTCAATTTTTCAGA GCTGCGTCCAGTTCCTGCAATATTATTACCAGCGGGGCTGTCTCTACCGGCTGCGGGCCCTGGGGGAGAGGAATCACCTGGACCTCACCGTGG AAGGCTTCCAGTCCTGGATGTGGCGGGGCCTcaccttcctcctgcccttcctcttcTGTGGCCAC TTCTGGCAGCTCTACAATGCTGTCACATTATTCGAGCTCTCCACCCACGAGGAATGCAAAGAATGGCAG GTGTTTGTGCTGGCGCTCACgttcctcatcctcttcctcgGCAACTTCCTGACCACACTCAAAGTCGTGCATGCCAAACTCCAGAAGaacagaaacaagacaaagaagcCATGA